One window from the genome of Balaenoptera musculus isolate JJ_BM4_2016_0621 chromosome 3, mBalMus1.pri.v3, whole genome shotgun sequence encodes:
- the KIF20A gene encoding kinesin-like protein KIF20A: protein MSQGILSPPTGLLSDEEVVVSPMFESTAADLGSVVRKDLLSDCSVISTSLEDKQQVPSEDSTEKVKVYLRVRPLLSSELERQEDQGCVRIENIETLALQAPKDSFAQKSNERGIGQATHRFTFSQIFGPEVGQESFFNLTVKEMVKDVLKGQNWLIYTYGVTNSGKTHTIQGTIKDGGILPRSLALIFNSLQGQLYPTPDLKPVLSNEVMWLDSKQIRQEELKKLALLNGGLQEEELSTSLKKNVYIESRMGTSTSFDSGIAGLSSTSQFTSSSQLDEMSHQWAQPDTAPVSVPADIRFSIWISFFEIYNELLYDLLEPHSQQRKRQTLRLCEDQNGNPYVKDLNWIHVQDAEEAWKLLKVGRKNQSFASTHLNQNSSRSHSIFSVRILHLQGEGDIIPKISELSLCDLAGSERCKDQKSGERLKEAGNINTSLHTLGRCITALRQNQQNRSKQNLVPFRDSKLTRVFQGFFTGRGRSCMIVNVNPCASTYDETLHVAKFSAITSQLVHAPPVQLGFPSLHSFIKEHSLRASPSLETGAKTDPGLDDDIENEVDISTYGKEELLQVVGAMKALLLKERQEKLRLEMQLRDEICNEMVEQMQQREQWCSEHLDTQKELLEEMYEEKLTILKESLTSFYQEELQERDEKIEELEALLKEARQQPVAHQQSGSELSLRRSQRLAASASTQQLQEIKAKLEQCKAELNSTTEELQKYQKMLEPPPSAKPFIVDVDKKLEEGQKNIRLMRTELQKLGESLQSAERACCHSTGAGKLRQALATCDDILIKQDQTLAELQNNMMLVKLDLRKKAACIAEQYHTVLKLQGQASTKKRLGANQENQQPNQQPPGKKPFLRNLLPRTPTCQSSTDCSPYARILRSRCSPLLKSGPFGKKY, encoded by the exons ATGTCGCAAGGGATCCTTTCTCCACCAACCGGCTTGCTGTCGGATGAGGAGGTCGTAGTCTCCCCCATGTTTGAGTCCACAGCTGCAGATTTGGGATCTGTGGTACGCAAGGACCTGCTGTCGGACTGCTCTGTCATCTCCACCTCCCTGGAAGACAAGCAGCAG GTTCCAtctgaagatagtacagagaaggTGAAAGTATACCTGAGGGTCAGACCCTTATTATCTTCAGAGTTAGAACGACAGGAGGATCAG GGTTGTGTCCGTATTGAGAATATAGAGACCCTTGCCCTACAGGCACCCAAGGACTCTTTTGCCCAGAAGAGCAATGAGCGAGGAATTGGACAGGCCACCCACAGATTCACCTTTTCCCAG ATCTTTGGGCCAGAAGTGGGCCAGGAATCTTTCTTCAACCTGACCGTGAAGGAGATGGTCAAGGATGTACTTAAAGGACAGAACTGGCTCATCTATACATATGGAGTCACCAACTCAGGGAAAACCCACACAATTCAAG GTACCATCAAGGATGGTGGGATCCTGCCCCGGTCCCTGGCTCTGATTTTCAATAGTCTCCAAGGCCAACTTTATCCAACACCTgatctgaagcctgtgctctccAATGAGGTAATGTGGCTAGACAGCAAGCAGATCCGGCAGGAGGAATTGAAGAAACTGGCCCTGCTAAATGGAGGCCTCCAAGAG GAGGAGCTGTCCACCTCCTTGAAGAAGAATGTCTACATTGAAAGTCGGATGGGTACCAGCACCAGCTTTGACAGTGGCATTGCTGGGCTCTCCTCCACCAGTCAGTTTACCAGCAGTAGCCAGCTGGATG AAATGAGTCACCAATGGGCACAGCCAGACACTGCCCCAGTAAGTGTCCCTGCAGATATTCGCTTCTCCATCTGGATCTCCTTCTTTGAGATCTACAATGAACTGCTTTATGACCTGTTAGAACCACATAGCCAGCAGCGCAAGAGGCAGACACTGCGGCTGTGTGAGGATCAGAATGGCAATCCCTACGTGAAAG ATCTCAATTGGATTCATGTTCAGGATGCCGAGGAGGCCTGGAAACTCCTGAAAGTGGGTCGTAAAAACCAGAGCTTTGCCAGCACCCACCTGAACCAGAACTCCAGCCGCAG TCATAGCATCTTCTCAGTCCGGATCCTGCACCTTCAGGGGGAAGGGGATATAATCCCCAAGATTAGCGA GTTATCACTCTGTGATCTGGCTGGCTCGGAGCGCTGCAAAGATCAAAAGAGTGGTGAGCGCCTGAAGGAAGCAGGAAACATTAACACTTCTCTGCACACCTTGGGCCGCTGTATTACTGCCCTGCGTCAAAACCAGCAGAACCG GTCAAAGCAGAACCTGGTTCCCTTCCGTGACAGCAAGTTGACTCGAGTGTTCCAAGGCTTCTTCACAGGCCGAGGCCGCTCCTGCATGATTGTCAATGTGAATCCCTGTGCATCTACCTATGATGAGACCCTTCATGTGGCCAAGTTCTCAGCCATTACTAGCCAG CTTGTGCATGCTCCACCTGTGCAACTGGGATTCCCATCGCTACATTCATTCATCAAGGAACACAGTCTGCGGGCATCTCCCAGCTTAGAGACTGGAGCTAAAACAGACCCAGGCCTTGATGATGATATTGAAAATGAAGTTGACATCTCCACATATGGCAAGGAG GAGCTTCTACAGGTGGTGGGAGCCATGAAAGCACTGCTTTTGAAAGAACGGCAGGAAAAGTTGAGGCTGGAGATGCAGCTCCGTGATGAAATTTGCAATGAGATGGTGGAGCAGATGCAACAACGGGAACAGTGGTGCAG TGAACATTTGGACACCCAAAAGGAACTACTAGAGGAAATGTATGAAGAGAAACTAACGATCCTCAAGGAATCACTGACAAGTTTTTACCAAGAAGAACTTCAG GAGCGGGATGAGAAGATTGAAGAGCTAGAAGCTCTcttgaaggaagccagacagcAGCCAGTGGCCCATCAACAATCAGGGTCTGAACTGTCCCTACGGCGGTCACAAAGGTTGGCAGCTTCTGCCTCCACCCAGCAGCTCCAGGAGATTAAAGCTAAACTGGAACAATGCAAAGCAGAGCTAAACTCCACCACTGAAG AGCTGCAGAAATATCAGAAAATGTTAGAACCACCACCCTCAGCCAAGCCCTTCATCGTTGATGTGGACAAGAAGTTAGAGGAGGGCCAGAAG AATATAAGGCTGATGCGGACAGAGCTTCAGAAACTTGGTGAGTCTCTCCAGTCAGCAGAAAGAGCCTGTTGCCATAGCACTGGAGCAGGAAAACTTCGCCAAGCCTTGGCCACATGTGATGACATCTTAATCAAACAG GATCAGACCCTGGCTGAGCTGCAGAATAACATGATGCTAGTAAAACTGGACCTTCGGAAGAAGGCAGCATGCATCGCGGAGCAGTATCATACTGTGCTGAAACTCCAAGGCCAGGCTTCTACCAAAAAGCGCCTCGGTGCCAACCAGGAAAACCAGCAACCAAACCAACAGCCCCCAGGGAAGAAACCATTTCTTCGTAACTTACTTCCCCGAACACCCACCTGCCAAAGCTCAACAGACTGCAGCCCTTATGCCCGGATCCTGCGCTCACGGTGCTCCCCTTTACTCAAATCTGGGCCTTTTGGCAAAAAATACTAA